One segment of Anastrepha obliqua isolate idAnaObli1 chromosome 3, idAnaObli1_1.0, whole genome shotgun sequence DNA contains the following:
- the LOC129242949 gene encoding G-box-binding factor-like isoform X3, whose product MKTSFVNASDFDYSSRPVYEGEQRRVLQYEQELHQQQQQLRQEQVQVEQDEALHQQQEQEHTHNHQSPYLHHNHQQRSRQQQRHQDDNQSQSQQRSHHWQQQQARSAATASTIVYPSSSHIKHSPSSFIDADKKQPQQQQYSNRRESTVITEAKVESRDNASGTRNLAQSVIYIDDSNCDQPQDQRQPLKESNDDNSINNSNVSNSKFVNNKNGASVPNTTTKKQQASTIRYPGAAESSKYQQHQRQQLQQQKSSSKRKRETGTPT is encoded by the exons ATGAAAACGTCGTTTGTGAACGCGTCCGATTTCGACTACTCCAGTCGCCCCGTGTACGAGGGCGAACAACGGCGCGTACTTCAATACGAGCAGGAACTgcaccagcagcagcaacagctgcGGCAGGAGCAAGTGCAAGTAGAGCAAGACGAGGCCCTGCATCAGCAGCAAGAACAAGAACATACTCATAACCATCAGTCGCCATATTTGCATCATAATCATCAACAACGGTCTCGTCAGCAGCAGAGACATCAGGACGACAATCAGTCGCAATCGCAACAGAGATCGCACcattggcaacaacaacaagcaaggTCTGCCGCTACCGCATCAACAATTGTTTATCCATCCTCGTCGCATATAAAACACTCGCCGAGTAGTTTTATTGACGCTGATAaaaaacaaccacaacaacaacagtattcTAATCGACGTGAGAGTACAGTCATTACTGAAGCTAAAGTAGAGAGCAGAGACAACGCGAGCGGTACTCGTAATTTAGCACAGAGTGTTATTTATATCGACGACAGTAATTGCGATCAGCCTCAGGATCAGAGACAGCCACTAAAAGAGAGCAACGACGATAATAGTATCAACAATAGCAACGTAAGCAACAGTAagtttgtaaataataaaaacggtGCAAGTGTACCCAATACtacgacaaaaaagcagcaaGCGTCAACAATACGTTATCCCGGAGCAGCCGAGTCTAGCAAATATCAACAGCACCAAAGGCAGCAGTTGCAGCAACAAAAATCGTCGAGTAAACGCAAACGCGAAACAG GCACACCGACTTGA
- the LOC129242949 gene encoding G-box-binding factor-like isoform X4: MKTSFVNASDFDYSSRPVYEGEQRRVLQYEQELHQQQQQLRQEQVQVEQDEALHQQQEQEHTHNHQSPYLHHNHQQRSRQQQRHQDDNQSQSQQRSHHWQQQQARSAATASTIVYPSSSHIKHSPSSFIDADKKQPQQQQYSNRRESTVITEAKVESRDNASGTRNLAQSVIYIDDSNCDQPQDQRQPLKESNDDNSINNSNVSNSKFVNNKNGASVPNTTTKKQQASTIRYPGAAESSKYQQHQRQQLQQQKSSSKRKRETGKY, translated from the coding sequence ATGAAAACGTCGTTTGTGAACGCGTCCGATTTCGACTACTCCAGTCGCCCCGTGTACGAGGGCGAACAACGGCGCGTACTTCAATACGAGCAGGAACTgcaccagcagcagcaacagctgcGGCAGGAGCAAGTGCAAGTAGAGCAAGACGAGGCCCTGCATCAGCAGCAAGAACAAGAACATACTCATAACCATCAGTCGCCATATTTGCATCATAATCATCAACAACGGTCTCGTCAGCAGCAGAGACATCAGGACGACAATCAGTCGCAATCGCAACAGAGATCGCACcattggcaacaacaacaagcaaggTCTGCCGCTACCGCATCAACAATTGTTTATCCATCCTCGTCGCATATAAAACACTCGCCGAGTAGTTTTATTGACGCTGATAaaaaacaaccacaacaacaacagtattcTAATCGACGTGAGAGTACAGTCATTACTGAAGCTAAAGTAGAGAGCAGAGACAACGCGAGCGGTACTCGTAATTTAGCACAGAGTGTTATTTATATCGACGACAGTAATTGCGATCAGCCTCAGGATCAGAGACAGCCACTAAAAGAGAGCAACGACGATAATAGTATCAACAATAGCAACGTAAGCAACAGTAagtttgtaaataataaaaacggtGCAAGTGTACCCAATACtacgacaaaaaagcagcaaGCGTCAACAATACGTTATCCCGGAGCAGCCGAGTCTAGCAAATATCAACAGCACCAAAGGCAGCAGTTGCAGCAACAAAAATCGTCGAGTAAACGCAAACGCGAAACAG
- the LOC129242949 gene encoding G-box-binding factor-like isoform X1, whose protein sequence is MKTSFVNASDFDYSSRPVYEGEQRRVLQYEQELHQQQQQLRQEQVQVEQDEALHQQQEQEHTHNHQSPYLHHNHQQRSRQQQRHQDDNQSQSQQRSHHWQQQQARSAATASTIVYPSSSHIKHSPSSFIDADKKQPQQQQYSNRRESTVITEAKVESRDNASGTRNLAQSVIYIDDSNCDQPQDQRQPLKESNDDNSINNSNVSNSKFVNNKNGASVPNTTTKKQQASTIRYPGAAESSKYQQHQRQQLQQQKSSSKRKRETGKYPQFLAIIS, encoded by the coding sequence ATGAAAACGTCGTTTGTGAACGCGTCCGATTTCGACTACTCCAGTCGCCCCGTGTACGAGGGCGAACAACGGCGCGTACTTCAATACGAGCAGGAACTgcaccagcagcagcaacagctgcGGCAGGAGCAAGTGCAAGTAGAGCAAGACGAGGCCCTGCATCAGCAGCAAGAACAAGAACATACTCATAACCATCAGTCGCCATATTTGCATCATAATCATCAACAACGGTCTCGTCAGCAGCAGAGACATCAGGACGACAATCAGTCGCAATCGCAACAGAGATCGCACcattggcaacaacaacaagcaaggTCTGCCGCTACCGCATCAACAATTGTTTATCCATCCTCGTCGCATATAAAACACTCGCCGAGTAGTTTTATTGACGCTGATAaaaaacaaccacaacaacaacagtattcTAATCGACGTGAGAGTACAGTCATTACTGAAGCTAAAGTAGAGAGCAGAGACAACGCGAGCGGTACTCGTAATTTAGCACAGAGTGTTATTTATATCGACGACAGTAATTGCGATCAGCCTCAGGATCAGAGACAGCCACTAAAAGAGAGCAACGACGATAATAGTATCAACAATAGCAACGTAAGCAACAGTAagtttgtaaataataaaaacggtGCAAGTGTACCCAATACtacgacaaaaaagcagcaaGCGTCAACAATACGTTATCCCGGAGCAGCCGAGTCTAGCAAATATCAACAGCACCAAAGGCAGCAGTTGCAGCAACAAAAATCGTCGAGTAAACGCAAACGCGAAACAG
- the LOC129242949 gene encoding G-box-binding factor-like isoform X2 — protein MKTSFVNASDFDYSSRPVYEGEQRRVLQYEQELHQQQQQLRQEQVQVEQDEALHQQQEQEHTHNHQSPYLHHNHQQRSRQQQRHQDDNQSQSQQRSHHWQQQQARSAATASTIVYPSSSHIKHSPSSFIDADKKQPQQQQYSNRRESTVITEAKVESRDNASGTRNLAQSVIYIDDSNCDQPQDQRQPLKESNDDNSINNSNVSNSKFVNNKNGASVPNTTTKKQQASTIRYPGAAESSKYQQHQRQQLQQQKSSSKRKRETASTEI, from the coding sequence ATGAAAACGTCGTTTGTGAACGCGTCCGATTTCGACTACTCCAGTCGCCCCGTGTACGAGGGCGAACAACGGCGCGTACTTCAATACGAGCAGGAACTgcaccagcagcagcaacagctgcGGCAGGAGCAAGTGCAAGTAGAGCAAGACGAGGCCCTGCATCAGCAGCAAGAACAAGAACATACTCATAACCATCAGTCGCCATATTTGCATCATAATCATCAACAACGGTCTCGTCAGCAGCAGAGACATCAGGACGACAATCAGTCGCAATCGCAACAGAGATCGCACcattggcaacaacaacaagcaaggTCTGCCGCTACCGCATCAACAATTGTTTATCCATCCTCGTCGCATATAAAACACTCGCCGAGTAGTTTTATTGACGCTGATAaaaaacaaccacaacaacaacagtattcTAATCGACGTGAGAGTACAGTCATTACTGAAGCTAAAGTAGAGAGCAGAGACAACGCGAGCGGTACTCGTAATTTAGCACAGAGTGTTATTTATATCGACGACAGTAATTGCGATCAGCCTCAGGATCAGAGACAGCCACTAAAAGAGAGCAACGACGATAATAGTATCAACAATAGCAACGTAAGCAACAGTAagtttgtaaataataaaaacggtGCAAGTGTACCCAATACtacgacaaaaaagcagcaaGCGTCAACAATACGTTATCCCGGAGCAGCCGAGTCTAGCAAATATCAACAGCACCAAAGGCAGCAGTTGCAGCAACAAAAATCGTCGAGTAAACGCAAACGCGAAACAG